One region of Pyramidobacter sp. YE332 genomic DNA includes:
- the ldcC gene encoding lysine decarboxylase LdcC → MNVLLLLDRASDSIFDSPETAELFEELENKGYRLQRPELEGSLVDMLEQRPEAAGAIIDWDTMGGELYASMGELNERLPFFALTSPGAAKELQPPDKDKLTLAFVPLPCRNAERTAAKIDRAVRRYFELLLPPFTRALFKFADAKKNTFCTTGHLLGSAFRHHAMGWAYYKFYGANAFRADTSVSVPDMGSLLEHTGVHKDAEELIARAFNADRSYIVTNGTSTANKIVGMYCVSQGDTVLIDRNCHKSMTHLLMMCDVVPIYLLPTRNAYGMIGGIPADEFTSEAIHYKLSQRDDATWPTYAVISDSTYDGLLYDCSWIKANLPVKKIHFDSAWSPYAPFNQIYENKFGMCGEATAGKTIFETQSAHKMLASFAQASYVHVKGEYDASVLDEVYMMHTTTSANYPIVASAETGAAMMTGNQGRRLLQNSIDRAMTFRRELARLHDECSTWFFKCWQPDDISETKCWPISRGERWHGFLGADEDFNYLDPIRVSVLTPGMDPTGQLMEEGIPAAVVSRYLNNHGVVTEKTGPYHMLFLFALGVDELRTKALLRALQDFKRDYDNDVPIREAMPDLFKLDPVFYMNMSLQQLTRGLHRVMRKRDLPKLMYHAYDDLPEMEYTPYQAFQKNLRGETHEVPLAELLGQVSADMILPYPPGVPLVMPGEKVTEKSAAVLDYLNMLCETGELFPGFDTEIHGAYRRKDGYYVKVLDEE, encoded by the coding sequence ATGAACGTCCTCTTGCTGCTCGACCGCGCTTCGGATTCGATTTTCGACAGCCCCGAAACCGCCGAGCTTTTCGAAGAACTGGAAAATAAAGGCTACCGCCTGCAGCGTCCGGAATTGGAGGGAAGCCTTGTCGACATGCTGGAGCAGCGCCCCGAAGCCGCCGGCGCGATCATCGACTGGGACACGATGGGCGGCGAACTGTACGCTTCTATGGGGGAACTGAACGAGCGCCTGCCCTTTTTCGCTCTGACCAGCCCGGGGGCCGCCAAGGAACTGCAGCCGCCGGACAAGGACAAACTGACGCTGGCCTTCGTGCCGCTGCCCTGCCGCAACGCCGAGAGAACCGCGGCGAAAATCGACCGCGCCGTGCGCCGCTATTTCGAGCTGCTGCTGCCGCCGTTCACGCGCGCGCTGTTCAAGTTCGCCGACGCGAAGAAGAACACCTTCTGTACCACGGGGCACCTGCTCGGCTCGGCGTTCCGCCATCACGCCATGGGCTGGGCTTACTACAAATTCTACGGAGCCAACGCCTTCCGCGCCGACACGTCGGTGTCGGTGCCCGACATGGGCTCGCTGCTGGAACACACCGGCGTGCACAAAGACGCCGAAGAGCTGATCGCCCGCGCCTTCAACGCCGACCGCAGCTACATCGTCACCAACGGCACGTCCACGGCCAACAAGATCGTCGGCATGTACTGCGTGTCGCAGGGCGACACGGTGCTGATCGACCGCAACTGCCACAAGTCGATGACGCACCTGCTGATGATGTGCGACGTGGTGCCCATTTATTTGCTGCCGACGCGCAACGCCTACGGCATGATCGGCGGCATCCCCGCCGACGAGTTCACGTCCGAGGCCATCCATTACAAACTTTCCCAGCGCGACGACGCCACCTGGCCCACCTACGCGGTCATCAGCGACAGCACTTACGACGGGCTGCTCTACGACTGCAGCTGGATCAAGGCCAACCTGCCGGTGAAAAAAATTCATTTCGACAGCGCCTGGTCGCCCTACGCGCCGTTCAACCAAATCTACGAGAACAAGTTCGGCATGTGCGGCGAAGCGACGGCCGGCAAGACCATTTTTGAAACGCAGTCGGCGCACAAGATGCTGGCCTCCTTCGCGCAGGCGAGTTACGTTCACGTCAAGGGCGAGTACGACGCATCCGTGCTCGACGAGGTTTACATGATGCACACCACCACCTCGGCCAACTATCCCATCGTCGCCAGCGCCGAGACGGGCGCGGCGATGATGACGGGCAACCAGGGACGGCGGCTGCTGCAGAACTCCATCGACCGCGCCATGACTTTCCGCCGCGAGCTGGCGCGCCTGCACGACGAATGCAGCACGTGGTTCTTCAAGTGCTGGCAGCCCGACGACATTTCCGAGACCAAATGCTGGCCCATCTCCCGCGGCGAACGCTGGCACGGTTTCCTCGGCGCCGACGAGGACTTCAACTACCTCGACCCGATCCGCGTCTCCGTGCTCACGCCCGGCATGGATCCCACGGGACAGCTCATGGAAGAGGGCATCCCCGCCGCCGTGGTGTCGCGCTACCTTAACAATCACGGCGTCGTCACCGAGAAGACGGGGCCGTACCACATGCTGTTCCTGTTCGCGCTCGGCGTCGACGAGCTGCGCACCAAGGCGCTGCTGCGAGCGCTTCAGGATTTCAAGCGCGACTACGACAACGACGTTCCCATCCGCGAGGCCATGCCCGACCTGTTCAAGCTCGATCCCGTGTTTTACATGAACATGTCGCTGCAGCAGCTCACGCGCGGCCTGCACCGCGTGATGCGCAAACGCGACCTGCCCAAGCTGATGTACCACGCCTACGACGATCTGCCGGAGATGGAATACACGCCGTACCAGGCCTTTCAGAAAAACCTGCGCGGCGAAACGCACGAGGTGCCGCTGGCGGAACTGCTCGGCCAAGTCAGCGCCGACATGATCCTGCCCTACCCGCCCGGCGTGCCGCTGGTCATGCCCGGCGAGAAAGTCACCGAGAAGAGCGCCGCCGTGCTGGATTACCTGAACATGCTCTGCGAGACGGGCGAACTGTTCCCCGGCTTCGACACCGAGATCCACGGCGCCTACCGCCGCAAGGACGGCTATTACGTCAAGGTGCTCGACGAAGAATGA
- a CDS encoding ADP-ribosylglycohydrolase family protein — translation MLGAILGDFCGAQYESRCSRYDGSRPLLNGGCRFTDDSILTFATAETLLGGDRSAERFARGYMEWGRAYPNRGYGRGFRLWLENGELARNDSFGNGSAMRVSPVGWAARTRDEALELARASALYTHGHPEGVKGAQIIAAAVFTLRQGASNDELKNYLEATFGCDLSTPVAQIMAQGYAFSAACQGSVPQAVRCFLESSSYEDAVAKALLLNGDTDTQADMAGALAQVRFGVPEAMRAAALAAMDEKMKAVLLAFEGRFMGGAP, via the coding sequence ATGCTCGGCGCGATTCTCGGCGATTTCTGCGGCGCTCAGTACGAGAGCCGTTGTTCCCGTTACGACGGTTCGCGGCCGCTGCTCAACGGCGGCTGCCGTTTCACCGACGACTCGATCCTCACTTTCGCCACGGCGGAAACGCTGCTCGGCGGCGACCGCAGCGCGGAACGCTTCGCCCGCGGCTACATGGAATGGGGCCGCGCGTATCCGAACCGCGGCTATGGACGCGGCTTCCGCCTCTGGCTCGAAAACGGCGAGCTGGCCCGAAACGACAGCTTCGGCAACGGCTCGGCCATGCGCGTTTCCCCCGTCGGCTGGGCGGCGCGCACGCGCGACGAGGCCCTTGAACTGGCGCGCGCCAGCGCCCTTTACACACACGGGCATCCCGAAGGCGTCAAGGGCGCGCAGATCATCGCCGCCGCCGTTTTCACGCTGCGTCAGGGAGCGTCCAACGACGAGCTGAAAAATTATCTCGAGGCGACGTTCGGCTGCGACCTGAGCACGCCAGTAGCGCAGATCATGGCGCAGGGCTATGCGTTCAGCGCCGCCTGCCAGGGCAGCGTGCCCCAGGCCGTGCGCTGTTTCCTCGAAAGCTCGTCCTACGAGGACGCCGTCGCCAAAGCGCTGCTTCTCAACGGCGACACCGATACGCAGGCCGACATGGCCGGCGCGCTGGCGCAGGTCCGCTTCGGCGTGCCGGAGGCGATGCGCGCGGCAGCGCTAGCGGCCATGGACGAAAAGATGAAAGCCGTGCTGCTGGCTTTCGAAGGACGCTTCATGGGCGGCGCGCCGTAA